The Cucumis melo cultivar AY chromosome 5, USDA_Cmelo_AY_1.0, whole genome shotgun sequence genome has a segment encoding these proteins:
- the LOC127149588 gene encoding (R)-mandelonitrile lyase 1-like, whose product MKFVHNATDLPTKEEYDYIIIGGGTAGCPLATTLSSKFSVLLLERGSDPNKYPSVLNEQGLLNVFAAGDDGKNPFQRFVSEDGIENIRARVLGGGSMVNAGFYSRGHQEFFASAGVDWNMELVEKAYEWVEETVVSQPILNAWQSAFRSSLLEGGVIPDNGFDLRHLVGTKTGGSIFDNKGNRHGAVELLNKANPTNIKVATEATVQRILFSG is encoded by the coding sequence ATGAAGTTTGTACATAATGCTACTGATTTACCAACAAAAGAAGAATATGACTACATAATTATAGGAGGTGGAACTGCGGGGTGTCCATTAGCTACGACATTATCATCAAAATTCTCAGTCCTCCTTTTAGAAAGAGGCAGTGACCCCAACAAATATCCTTCTGTGTTGAATGAACAAGGTCTGTTGAACGTTTTTGCTGCTGGAGATGATGGAAAAAATCCCTTTCAACGTTTCGTCTCAGAGGACGGCATAGAGAACATAAGAGCACGAGTCCTTGGCGGTGGAAGCATGGTCAATGCTGGGTTCTATTCAAGGGGACATCAAGAGTTTTTCGCAAGTGCAGGTGTTGATTGGAACATGGAATTGGTTGAGAAGGCTTATGAATGGGTTGAAGAAACTGTTGTATCTCAACCAATTTTGAATGCTTGGCAATCTGCTTTTAGAAGTTCTTTATTGGAAGGTGGTGTTATCCCTGATAATGGGTTTGATTTAAGGCATCTTGTGGGAACTAAAACTGGAGGTTCAATTTTTGATAATAAAGGAAATAGACATGGAGCTGTGGAGCTTCTTAATAAGGCTAATCCCACAAATATTAAAGTTGCTACTGAAGCCACAGTTCAAAGAATCCTCTTCTCTGGTTAG
- the LOC103493164 gene encoding (R)-mandelonitrile lyase 1-like yields the protein MSDNPRFGTNIILPFPVLPSSVKVVGILQDNIYIQSIASPFPILVPPIFSFLTQVTSITPTFAIFVGKFSEVHSEGSLRLNSSTNVKRSPIVRFNYYSHPDDLGRCVKGVRKIGDLLKTKTMEKIKTQNLEGNKGFEFLGVPLPENLGNVSAVEEYCKKTESTYWHYHGGCVVGKVVDGNYKVIGIKNLRIVDGSTFSESPGTNPMATLMMLGRYVGLKVLQERLNLN from the exons ATGTCCGACAATCCCCGTTTTGGCACCAACATCATCCTTCCATTCCCAGTCCTTCCTTCGTCTGTAAAAGTTGTTGGAATTTTACAAGACAATATCTATATACAATCTATTGCCAGCCCTTTCCCAATTTTAGTTCCTCCAATTTTCAGTTTTCTTACTCAAGTCACTTCCATCACCCCAACCTTCGCAAtatttgttggaaaattctcgGAGGTTCATTCTGAAGGCTCACTTCGATTAAATTCCTCCACTAATGTGAAAAGGAGTCCCATTGTTCGATTCAATTATTATTCACATCCTGATGATCTTGGTCGATGTGTTAAAGGTGTAAGAAAAATTGGAGATTTGCTTAAAACTAAAACTATGGAAAAGATTAAGACACAAAATTTGGAGGGCAATAAAGGATTTGAGTTTTTGGGGGTTCCATTGCCGGAAAATTTGGGGAATGTTAGCGCTGTTGAAGAATATTGTAAAAAAACGGAGAGTACTTATTGGCATTACCATGGAGGATGTGTGGTGGGAAAAGTGGTTGACGGTAATTATAAAGTCATTGGAATTAAGAATTTGCGTATTGTTGATGGCTCCACTTTCTCTGAGTCGCCGGGAACTAATCCTATGGCCACTCTCATGATGCTTGGCCg ATATGTTGGCCTTAAGGTACTCCAAGAAAGATTGAATCTCAACTAA